One Kribbella sp. NBC_00662 genomic region harbors:
- a CDS encoding RNA polymerase sigma factor, producing MGGVRALPAVSDRELWELAAEGDSEAFARLYDRHAQAIYNFLHRRTGSWSDAEDLTSAVFLQAWRRRADVVLDRDSALPWLLRTADYTARNEWRSKLRYRRALAAAHLIHSEVDDHADDVAQRLDDDSRIQAVQASLKRLPRQEREIVELCIWAGLDQAAAAVALDVPIGTVKSRLSRARKHLRELNLEIQA from the coding sequence GTGGGCGGTGTGCGGGCTTTGCCTGCTGTGTCGGATCGGGAGTTGTGGGAGCTGGCGGCGGAGGGGGACTCCGAGGCGTTTGCGCGGCTGTATGACCGGCATGCGCAGGCGATCTACAACTTCCTGCACCGGCGGACCGGCTCCTGGAGTGACGCGGAGGATCTGACGTCCGCGGTCTTCCTGCAGGCGTGGCGGCGGCGGGCTGACGTCGTACTCGATCGTGACTCGGCGCTGCCGTGGCTGCTTCGGACGGCTGATTACACCGCACGCAACGAGTGGCGGAGCAAGCTTCGCTATCGCCGCGCGTTGGCTGCCGCGCATCTCATCCACAGCGAGGTCGACGACCATGCGGACGACGTGGCGCAGCGGCTCGATGACGACAGCCGGATCCAAGCGGTCCAGGCATCGCTGAAACGCCTGCCCAGACAGGAGCGCGAGATCGTCGAGCTCTGCATCTGGGCCGGCCTCGACCAGGCCGCGGCCGCGGTAGCGCTCGACGTACCAATCGGCACGGTCAAGTCGCGGCTGTCCCGCGCTCGAAAGCACCTGCGCGAACTCAATCTGGAGATCCAGGCATGA
- a CDS encoding VOC family protein, protein MIAIHLVVSDPDQAASWYTEALGAEETSRLTLPDGRTLTVELVLGNTSLAVAGEMPDRGLRTPAALGGTPAALHVQVSDIDSAWTRALDAGATVFEPVHDAFWGDRTGQFLDPSGHRWALDQHVRDVPSEEIAALAAQLFSGSATP, encoded by the coding sequence GTGATAGCGATTCATCTGGTCGTCAGCGACCCGGATCAGGCCGCCTCCTGGTACACCGAGGCATTGGGCGCAGAAGAGACCAGCCGCCTCACGCTTCCCGATGGCCGGACGCTGACCGTGGAACTCGTCCTCGGCAACACAAGCCTGGCGGTGGCGGGAGAAATGCCCGACCGCGGCCTGCGCACCCCGGCGGCGCTCGGCGGTACTCCGGCCGCGTTGCACGTTCAGGTCTCCGACATCGACTCCGCCTGGACTCGTGCGTTGGATGCGGGAGCCACGGTCTTCGAGCCGGTCCACGATGCCTTCTGGGGAGATCGCACAGGCCAATTCCTGGATCCGTCCGGGCATCGCTGGGCGTTGGATCAACACGTGCGGGACGTGCCGTCCGAGGAGATTGCCGCCCTGGCCGCTCAACTGTTCAGTGGATCGGCGACCCCATGA
- a CDS encoding TIGR03086 family metal-binding protein, protein MPTVDYIALDAEAVRTSIELATTITDADLSKPTPCRAWTLYGLLAHMATQHYGFAAASRGESDPTIWKLLDLGDDPVKAYVESAEHVLDAFAQPGVAERTFPLAEFGPDAAFPGAQAVSFHFIDYIVHSWDVAKSLGKTVTFAPATLEAATTVAQIVPTGDVRRAPGTPFAADIPWSGDDPLDRIVAYLGRNPNWPNAMLS, encoded by the coding sequence ATGCCTACCGTTGACTACATCGCACTGGATGCCGAAGCCGTCCGGACCAGCATCGAGCTGGCCACTACCATCACCGACGCCGACCTGTCCAAGCCGACCCCGTGCCGCGCCTGGACCCTCTACGGCTTGCTCGCCCACATGGCCACCCAGCACTACGGTTTCGCCGCCGCCTCCCGCGGCGAGTCCGACCCCACGATCTGGAAGCTCCTCGACCTCGGCGACGACCCGGTCAAGGCGTACGTCGAGTCCGCCGAGCACGTCCTCGACGCCTTCGCCCAGCCCGGCGTCGCGGAGCGCACGTTCCCGTTGGCCGAGTTCGGACCTGACGCAGCCTTCCCGGGAGCGCAGGCTGTCAGCTTCCACTTCATCGACTACATCGTCCACAGCTGGGACGTCGCAAAGTCCCTCGGCAAGACAGTGACGTTTGCACCGGCCACGCTCGAGGCCGCGACAACAGTCGCCCAGATCGTCCCGACCGGCGACGTCCGGCGCGCCCCGGGAACGCCGTTCGCAGCGGACATCCCGTGGTCCGGCGACGACCCTCTCGACCGCATCGTCGCCTACCTCGGCCGCAACCCCAACTGGCCGAACGCGATGCTCAGTTGA
- a CDS encoding VOC family protein, which yields MGAEFQLVVDCAEAEVLARFWAAALRYEFAPAPAGFATWRDYYRRLGVPEEDLTDEVDRISDPEGRGPDIWFHVVAEGKVVKNRLHLDIHASGEWSDPIAARIQRVDAEAARLAELGATITGAFEEGLDHYAVGMKDPEGNEFDIN from the coding sequence ATGGGCGCGGAGTTTCAGTTGGTGGTCGATTGTGCCGAGGCTGAGGTGCTGGCGCGGTTCTGGGCTGCGGCGTTGCGGTACGAGTTCGCGCCGGCGCCGGCCGGGTTCGCGACCTGGCGGGACTACTACCGGCGGTTAGGGGTGCCGGAGGAGGATCTGACCGACGAGGTGGATCGGATCAGTGACCCGGAGGGGCGCGGACCGGATATCTGGTTCCACGTGGTGGCGGAGGGCAAGGTGGTCAAGAACCGGTTGCACCTCGACATCCACGCCAGCGGTGAGTGGTCGGACCCGATCGCGGCGCGGATTCAGCGGGTTGATGCCGAGGCGGCCAGGTTGGCGGAGTTGGGTGCGACCATCACCGGGGCGTTCGAAGAAGGGCTCGACCACTACGCGGTCGGGATGAAGGATCCGGAAGGCAACGAGTTCGACATCAACTGA
- a CDS encoding aldo/keto reductase, giving the protein MRYRTLGTSGLRISELILGAMTFGEQGGVGAPITECRRMLDLYVDAGGNMIDTAVNYRDGASEEFLGELLSGRRESFVLGTKYTVSRDRSDPNAAGNHRKNLRASLETSLRRLRTDYLDLYWVHMWDRSTPLEETMRALDDAVQAGKVLYVGISDAPAWVVARANTLAEWHGWSPFVGLQVPYNLLQRDIERELLPMAESLGLGITTWSPLAGGVLSGKYSGRGPAAGRLAPESLSARDHAVVRAVQDVADELGTTSSQVAIAWTTSRSPLIHPIIGARTAEQLGANLSAAELTLPPESIARLNEASAFPLGFPNDFIAQTSSWVFGAALIDPSPTTTPAVTR; this is encoded by the coding sequence ATGAGATACCGCACCCTGGGTACGAGCGGTCTTCGGATCTCCGAGCTGATCCTGGGCGCGATGACGTTCGGAGAACAGGGCGGCGTCGGCGCACCGATCACAGAATGCCGACGGATGCTGGACCTTTACGTCGATGCGGGCGGCAACATGATCGACACCGCCGTCAACTACCGGGACGGCGCCAGCGAAGAGTTCCTCGGCGAACTTCTGTCCGGCCGTCGCGAGTCGTTCGTGCTCGGAACGAAGTACACCGTCTCCCGCGACCGCAGCGACCCGAACGCCGCCGGGAACCACCGTAAGAACCTGCGTGCATCGCTGGAGACCAGCCTGCGCCGGCTACGCACCGATTACCTGGATCTGTACTGGGTGCACATGTGGGACCGTTCCACGCCGCTCGAGGAGACCATGCGGGCGCTGGACGACGCAGTACAGGCCGGCAAGGTCCTGTACGTCGGAATCTCCGACGCACCGGCCTGGGTCGTGGCCCGCGCCAATACGTTGGCCGAGTGGCACGGCTGGAGCCCGTTCGTCGGACTGCAAGTTCCCTACAACCTGCTCCAGCGCGACATCGAACGCGAACTGCTGCCCATGGCCGAGTCGCTCGGCCTCGGCATCACCACGTGGAGTCCGCTGGCCGGTGGAGTACTGTCCGGCAAATACAGCGGCCGCGGGCCGGCGGCTGGACGACTGGCCCCGGAATCCCTTTCGGCCAGGGATCATGCCGTTGTCCGAGCAGTGCAAGACGTCGCCGACGAGCTCGGTACGACGTCCTCCCAGGTCGCGATCGCCTGGACAACCAGCCGCTCCCCGCTGATCCATCCCATCATCGGAGCGCGCACCGCCGAACAGCTCGGTGCCAACCTGTCCGCCGCCGAACTCACCCTTCCGCCCGAGAGCATCGCGCGGCTGAACGAGGCCAGCGCGTTCCCTCTCGGGTTCCCGAACGACTTCATCGCCCAGACATCCTCATGGGTCTTCGGCGCAGCGCTCATCGACCCATCGCCGACCACGACACCAGCCGTCACCCGCTGA
- a CDS encoding GNAT family N-acetyltransferase encodes MSTGLQIRNNATEGAFEAVLDDEVVGRVGYRVRQGRVVLTHTEVDEAHRGKGIANQLVRTALDDVVATGRRLTNFCPFIADYIADHPSYKTLIDAEHPGGAAVPDRAPRTDVVHDPS; translated from the coding sequence TTGAGCACCGGGCTGCAGATCAGGAACAACGCAACCGAGGGCGCATTCGAAGCCGTCCTCGACGACGAGGTTGTCGGACGGGTCGGATACCGGGTCCGCCAGGGACGCGTCGTACTCACTCACACCGAGGTCGACGAGGCTCACCGCGGCAAGGGCATCGCGAACCAGCTCGTTCGGACCGCGCTCGACGACGTCGTTGCCACCGGGCGGCGGCTGACGAACTTCTGCCCATTCATCGCCGACTACATCGCGGATCACCCGTCCTACAAGACCCTCATCGACGCCGAGCACCCGGGCGGCGCTGCGGTTCCCGACAGAGCACCCCGCACCGACGTTGTGCACGATCCCTCCTGA
- a CDS encoding GNAT family N-acetyltransferase has product MYAGEPDVTHKDRTTQRDVTSIGRPALASWRHARYIDEDWTIWSIYRREQHEDRAMTDQVLPPDGTGFYLAGGELTAPGADSAEADVSVTARLLGGLDVTLAGRSTARLDGERTVLQTRPMMLNSLPSSMRVQLRTDTELHDDWRLTLHFRNQAGSSLTWNATLPTEAFNAGWEAPLADLLTIDGAVDGAVDGSAAQSPTVAVVHHPDDEYYELLVDGQQAGLLVYHVIGSQLSITHTVIEETYRGRGLSWALVGGALDDIRTKYAKVSNYCQVVSRFVEKNPEYGDLLSQPRPAR; this is encoded by the coding sequence ATGTACGCCGGCGAACCCGACGTCACCCACAAGGACCGGACAACGCAACGCGATGTGACATCCATCGGCCGACCGGCTTTGGCGTCCTGGCGACACGCGCGATACATTGATGAGGACTGGACCATATGGTCCATATACCGTCGCGAGCAGCATGAGGACAGGGCGATGACAGATCAGGTTCTTCCACCCGACGGAACGGGCTTCTACCTCGCCGGCGGCGAACTGACGGCGCCGGGCGCGGACAGCGCAGAGGCCGACGTCAGCGTGACCGCGCGCCTCCTCGGCGGCCTCGATGTGACGCTGGCCGGCCGGAGTACGGCACGTCTGGACGGCGAACGAACTGTCCTGCAGACACGGCCGATGATGCTCAACTCGCTTCCCAGCAGCATGCGAGTGCAACTGCGTACCGACACAGAGCTTCACGACGACTGGCGGCTCACCCTTCACTTCCGAAATCAAGCCGGATCGAGCCTCACCTGGAACGCCACGCTCCCCACCGAAGCGTTCAATGCAGGGTGGGAGGCTCCGTTGGCCGACCTTCTGACGATCGACGGGGCAGTCGACGGGGCAGTCGACGGCTCAGCGGCGCAGTCTCCGACAGTCGCCGTGGTCCACCACCCGGACGACGAGTACTACGAACTCCTCGTCGACGGCCAACAGGCCGGGCTGCTCGTATACCACGTGATCGGCTCGCAGCTGTCGATCACGCACACGGTGATCGAAGAGACCTACCGCGGACGGGGGCTTTCCTGGGCGCTGGTCGGCGGTGCACTCGACGACATCCGCACGAAGTACGCAAAGGTGTCCAACTACTGCCAGGTCGTCAGCCGGTTCGTCGAGAAAAATCCGGAGTACGGCGACCTTCTCAGCCAACCGCGGCCGGCACGATGA
- a CDS encoding TetR/AcrR family transcriptional regulator, with amino-acid sequence MMTGMPSRRTVRSARRSAAAPASAELRERILSATRELLRERRFDTLSVADILDAAGVSRASFYFYFPSKQAVLADLVREAVTQGQQAARPWTDREQDPVTGLRSGVTDGARLWRDNAGVLMAIVESWGSDEELRELWLEQMNLFTEAATARIESDPVAGPRLGSTRARAAAASLTWMGERLYYLAAASVPPFDDEEVLIETLTTAWTSILYGDAVPDHRDPRG; translated from the coding sequence ATGATGACCGGCATGCCTTCCAGACGCACCGTGCGCTCTGCTCGTCGATCTGCAGCGGCCCCGGCCTCGGCAGAGCTGCGGGAGCGAATCCTGTCCGCGACGCGCGAGTTGCTGCGGGAGCGGCGCTTCGACACTCTCAGCGTGGCCGACATCCTCGACGCTGCCGGTGTATCCAGGGCCAGCTTCTACTTCTATTTCCCGAGCAAACAGGCAGTGCTCGCTGACCTCGTGCGCGAGGCGGTCACGCAAGGACAGCAGGCAGCGCGCCCCTGGACCGATCGGGAGCAGGATCCGGTCACCGGGCTTCGGTCCGGTGTGACCGATGGAGCCCGGCTGTGGCGCGACAACGCCGGCGTCTTGATGGCCATTGTCGAGAGTTGGGGATCGGACGAAGAGCTTCGGGAGCTATGGCTCGAGCAGATGAACCTGTTCACCGAGGCCGCCACCGCGCGGATCGAGTCCGACCCGGTCGCCGGCCCGCGACTCGGCTCCACGCGCGCACGCGCCGCTGCCGCATCACTGACCTGGATGGGAGAACGCCTCTACTACCTCGCCGCAGCGTCGGTTCCGCCGTTCGACGACGAGGAAGTGCTGATCGAAACCCTCACCACCGCCTGGACCTCGATCCTGTACGGCGACGCGGTGCCCGATCATCGGGATCCCAGGGGGTGA
- a CDS encoding TetR family transcriptional regulator C-terminal domain-containing protein — MTLLLAEIEVQSRSVLAREEARLAGVRTLDGLRRWRDALVEANTLHDGSYGCALGALCAQLSDDDDRSRAALASAFDSWRQLLIETLARLRDLGVLTIEADPDKLGTGLLAALQGGHILAQNARSPRPMADALDMALDRIDAFADR; from the coding sequence ATGACTCTGCTCCTCGCCGAGATCGAGGTTCAATCGCGATCAGTCCTGGCCCGGGAGGAAGCCCGTCTGGCCGGCGTGCGAACTCTCGACGGGTTGCGGCGATGGCGCGACGCGCTTGTCGAAGCGAACACGCTGCACGACGGCTCCTACGGATGCGCTCTTGGCGCATTGTGTGCCCAGCTGTCCGACGACGATGACCGATCCCGCGCGGCGCTGGCATCGGCGTTCGACAGCTGGCGCCAGCTGCTCATCGAAACACTGGCACGGCTGCGCGATCTCGGAGTACTGACCATCGAAGCCGATCCGGACAAGCTCGGAACCGGTCTGCTGGCCGCTCTGCAAGGCGGACACATTCTCGCTCAGAACGCGCGCAGCCCCCGGCCGATGGCCGACGCGTTGGACATGGCCCTGGACCGCATCGACGCCTTCGCCGATCGCTGA
- a CDS encoding DoxX family protein, with translation MQVLERFQNEVIGVFRIVVGFLFATHGAAALFGVLGTEKVAALVWPSWWAALIQAVGGALVMIGLGTRYAALLCSGSMAFAYFTVHQTGALLPVQNGGEKAALFCFAFLLIAFLGNGAWSVERAARTAPQRATPAD, from the coding sequence GTGCAGGTGCTTGAGCGTTTTCAGAACGAAGTGATCGGCGTCTTCCGGATCGTCGTCGGGTTCCTGTTCGCCACCCACGGCGCGGCCGCGCTGTTCGGCGTACTCGGGACGGAAAAGGTCGCAGCGCTGGTCTGGCCGTCCTGGTGGGCGGCGTTGATCCAGGCGGTCGGCGGCGCACTGGTGATGATCGGGCTCGGCACCCGGTACGCCGCGCTGCTCTGCTCGGGCTCGATGGCCTTCGCGTATTTCACTGTCCACCAGACAGGTGCTTTGCTTCCTGTGCAGAATGGTGGCGAGAAGGCGGCGCTGTTCTGCTTCGCCTTCCTGCTGATCGCGTTCCTGGGCAACGGCGCCTGGTCGGTCGAGCGGGCAGCCCGAACGGCGCCACAGCGAGCAACCCCAGCCGACTGA
- a CDS encoding TetR/AcrR family transcriptional regulator, protein MTRSTVAPPRQLTARGLATRTRIVDAAADLMYVKGVNATTLDDVRAASSTSKSQLYQHFADKDQLVRAVVSRRAGQILEREQGYLERLRSFRGLQRWRDALVQRNALQNGAYGCALGSMASELSDQDDEARKTLAEAFAEWTGLIAAGLRRMQDAGSLSTAADPDKLAVGLMAALQGGYLLAETQNDITPMETALDMALDHIRSFLTK, encoded by the coding sequence GTGACTCGATCGACGGTGGCTCCGCCTCGCCAGCTGACGGCGCGTGGTCTGGCAACCAGAACGCGCATCGTCGACGCGGCTGCGGACCTGATGTACGTCAAGGGCGTCAACGCCACGACGCTCGACGACGTCCGGGCAGCGAGCAGTACGAGCAAGTCGCAGCTCTACCAGCACTTCGCCGACAAGGACCAATTGGTCCGCGCGGTCGTCTCGCGGCGGGCCGGCCAGATCCTGGAACGTGAGCAGGGCTACTTGGAGCGGTTGCGCTCGTTTCGCGGCCTGCAGCGCTGGCGGGACGCTTTGGTCCAACGCAACGCTCTTCAGAACGGCGCGTACGGCTGTGCGCTCGGCTCGATGGCGAGCGAGTTGTCCGATCAGGACGACGAGGCCCGCAAGACGCTGGCGGAGGCCTTCGCGGAGTGGACGGGCTTGATCGCTGCCGGACTTCGGCGAATGCAGGACGCCGGCTCGCTCAGCACAGCGGCCGACCCCGACAAGCTCGCTGTCGGCCTGATGGCGGCGCTCCAGGGCGGATATCTTCTCGCCGAAACCCAGAACGACATCACGCCGATGGAAACGGCGCTCGACATGGCGCTCGACCATATTCGCTCGTTCCTGACGAAGTAG
- a CDS encoding NADP-dependent oxidoreductase, with translation MKAIVVTDEAAGTAGMMLAERPEPPAAINDVVVEVHASGYVPTELTWPSTWTDRADRGRAPSIPGHELAGVVTSLGYGTTGLSVGQRVFGLADWHRDGSLAEYVAIEARNLAPLPGDVDFTVGASLPISGLTAWQGLFQHGRLQSGQTVLVHGAAGAVGSMVAQLAREFGAYVVGTGRTADRQTALDFGAHEFLDLGNDSLKDIGEVDLVFDVIGGDIQQQSAAIIRPGGTLVTIVGPPEARPADGLAVDFVVEADRAQLTEIVQRVRDGRLQTNIGTIASLDDAVAAFNPTERTKGKTIIRIRPCPRQTTVA, from the coding sequence ATGAAGGCGATCGTGGTGACGGACGAGGCCGCGGGAACGGCCGGGATGATGCTCGCCGAGCGTCCCGAGCCACCGGCGGCGATCAACGACGTCGTGGTCGAGGTTCACGCCTCGGGATACGTCCCGACCGAGCTGACGTGGCCCTCGACGTGGACCGATCGTGCCGACCGCGGCCGCGCACCGTCGATCCCTGGGCACGAGCTGGCCGGGGTGGTCACCTCCCTCGGCTACGGCACGACGGGGCTGTCGGTCGGACAGCGGGTGTTCGGCCTCGCGGACTGGCATCGCGATGGCTCGCTCGCGGAGTACGTCGCCATCGAGGCCCGCAACCTCGCGCCGCTCCCGGGCGATGTCGACTTCACCGTGGGAGCCAGCCTGCCGATCTCGGGACTGACCGCTTGGCAGGGCCTGTTCCAGCACGGCCGGCTTCAGTCGGGGCAGACCGTTCTCGTGCACGGCGCGGCCGGCGCAGTCGGTTCGATGGTGGCGCAGCTCGCGCGTGAATTCGGCGCGTACGTCGTCGGCACCGGCCGCACCGCCGACCGCCAGACCGCGCTCGACTTCGGCGCACACGAATTCCTTGACCTGGGCAACGACTCTCTGAAGGACATCGGCGAGGTCGACCTGGTCTTCGACGTGATCGGCGGCGACATCCAGCAGCAGTCCGCGGCCATCATCCGCCCTGGCGGAACCCTCGTCACCATCGTCGGTCCGCCCGAGGCCCGCCCCGCAGACGGCCTCGCAGTCGACTTCGTCGTCGAGGCCGACCGCGCCCAACTGACCGAGATCGTCCAACGCGTCCGCGACGGCCGCCTGCAAACAAACATCGGCACCATCGCATCGCTCGACGATGCAGTCGCCGCCTTCAACCCGACCGAACGCACCAAGGGCAAAACAATCATCCGCATCCGCCCGTGCCCCCGACAGACAACCGTCGCCTGA
- a CDS encoding DinB family protein translates to MDRIATHDELERARLAFHQLVEHADAAGLSRPSNGTRWSNRQLLFHMLLGYLIIRALLRLVRVFGRLPDGASRVYAKVLDAGTKPFDEVNYLGSYLGGNTLSTARMVVMFDHVVNKLHLRLDAESEDDLARGMHYPVRWDPFFKDYMTLADVYRFPTQHFDFHRRQLTLDE, encoded by the coding sequence ATGGATCGGATTGCGACGCACGACGAGCTGGAGAGGGCCAGACTGGCCTTCCACCAGCTCGTCGAGCACGCGGACGCTGCCGGACTCAGCCGGCCGTCGAACGGCACACGATGGAGCAACCGACAGCTGCTGTTCCATATGTTGCTGGGGTACCTCATCATCCGCGCACTCCTCCGACTCGTGCGCGTCTTCGGGCGGCTGCCGGACGGCGCGAGTCGCGTATACGCAAAGGTCCTCGACGCCGGAACCAAGCCGTTCGACGAGGTGAACTACCTCGGGTCGTACCTGGGCGGGAACACCTTGAGTACAGCTCGGATGGTCGTGATGTTCGACCACGTGGTGAACAAGCTGCATCTACGCCTGGATGCCGAGAGCGAGGACGATCTCGCACGAGGCATGCACTACCCGGTCCGCTGGGATCCGTTCTTCAAGGACTACATGACACTGGCCGATGTCTACAGATTTCCGACGCAGCACTTCGACTTCCATCGGCGACAGCTCACGCTCGACGAGTGA
- a CDS encoding MarR family winged helix-turn-helix transcriptional regulator has product MATERPDLAAMLYPLVRELIALELPVLAAHNVSMWGYSVLTALDDTPVRTQAALAEAIGADKSRIIGTLDELQKAGLIERTPDPDDRRVRLLSITAEGRRVRRAVRRGIQVKEVQVLEGLPVPDRKTFIRLLQQLHASR; this is encoded by the coding sequence ATGGCAACCGAGCGCCCCGATCTGGCTGCGATGCTGTACCCGCTGGTGCGGGAACTGATCGCGCTCGAGCTCCCGGTGCTCGCCGCGCACAACGTCTCGATGTGGGGCTACTCGGTCCTGACCGCGCTCGACGACACCCCGGTCCGCACCCAGGCCGCGCTCGCCGAGGCGATCGGCGCCGACAAGTCCCGCATCATCGGCACGCTCGACGAGCTGCAGAAGGCTGGGCTGATCGAGCGCACTCCGGATCCTGACGATCGGCGGGTGCGGCTGCTGTCGATCACGGCTGAGGGTCGTCGGGTACGCCGGGCTGTTCGCCGGGGGATCCAGGTCAAAGAGGTGCAGGTGCTGGAGGGTCTACCGGTGCCGGATCGGAAGACGTTCATCCGGCTGCTGCAGCAGTTGCACGCTTCACGCTGA